A region of Pyxidicoccus parkwaysis DNA encodes the following proteins:
- a CDS encoding endonuclease/exonuclease/phosphatase family protein — protein MLWKDCDAARDGGDCAAGETCRFVEHYGRSICVPACDPQGQCAPQGACCVGAEDGGAGYCVANEVCEAVDAGSDDAGSTDAGSDDAGIVDSGTDAGDVIPDAGETTDAGTDPGPDGGEKGDAGAVVDAGTTVDAGTTVDAGTTVDAGTTVDAGTVVDAGTTVDAGTTVDAGTTVDAGTTVDAGTTVDAGTTVDAGTTVDAGTTVDAGTTVDAGTTVDAGTTVDAGTDAGTVVDAGTDAGTGTGYTNIRIMAANLTSGNGQDYDLGHGIRLMQGVKPDVILVQEFNYKNNTATDIREMVDQVGGTGASYFREGGAQIPNGIISRWPIIESGEWTDPQVSNRDFAWARIDIPGPKDLWAISVHLLTASAGERNTEANSLVSRIKANIPTGDYLVIGGDFNTDTRSEACFTTFKQVVDVAGPYPVDKNNKDGTNAGRTKPYDHVIVDSDLRQWQQATVIQGATSSSTFVNGLVLDSRVYTPISEIAPALSGDSGASSMQHMGVVKDFRVPNF, from the coding sequence GTGCTGTGGAAGGACTGCGACGCCGCCCGCGATGGCGGTGACTGCGCGGCGGGCGAGACCTGCCGCTTCGTCGAGCACTACGGGCGCTCCATCTGCGTCCCGGCGTGTGATCCACAGGGGCAGTGCGCGCCGCAGGGGGCCTGCTGCGTCGGTGCCGAGGACGGCGGCGCGGGTTACTGCGTGGCGAACGAGGTCTGCGAGGCCGTCGACGCGGGCTCCGATGATGCGGGCTCGACTGACGCTGGCTCTGATGACGCGGGCATCGTGGACTCGGGGACGGACGCTGGCGACGTGATCCCGGACGCGGGCGAGACGACTGACGCCGGCACGGACCCTGGACCGGACGGCGGCGAGAAGGGTGACGCGGGCGCCGTCGTCGACGCGGGCACCACCGTTGATGCAGGCACCACCGTCGATGCAGGTACCACCGTCGATGCGGGCACTACCGTGGACGCCGGCACTGTCGTCGATGCAGGCACCACCGTCGACGCGGGCACCACCGTCGACGCTGGCACCACGGTTGATGCTGGCACCACCGTCGACGCGGGCACCACGGTCGATGCTGGCACCACGGTTGATGCTGGCACTACGGTTGACGCTGGCACCACCGTCGACGCGGGCACCACGGTTGATGCGGGTACCACCGTCGATGCGGGCACCACCGTCGATGCCGGCACGGACGCCGGCACCGTGGTCGACGCGGGCACCGACGCTGGCACGGGCACGGGCTACACGAATATCCGCATCATGGCGGCCAACCTCACCAGCGGGAATGGCCAGGACTACGACCTGGGCCACGGCATCCGGCTGATGCAGGGCGTGAAGCCGGACGTCATCCTCGTCCAGGAGTTCAACTACAAGAACAACACGGCTACGGACATCCGCGAGATGGTGGACCAGGTGGGTGGCACGGGCGCCTCCTACTTCCGCGAGGGCGGCGCGCAGATTCCCAACGGCATCATCAGCCGCTGGCCCATCATCGAGTCCGGCGAGTGGACCGACCCGCAGGTGTCCAACCGCGACTTCGCGTGGGCGCGCATCGACATCCCCGGCCCGAAGGACCTCTGGGCCATCAGCGTGCACCTGCTCACGGCCAGCGCCGGCGAGCGCAACACCGAGGCCAACAGCCTCGTCAGCCGCATCAAGGCCAACATCCCCACGGGCGACTACCTGGTCATCGGCGGTGACTTCAACACGGACACGCGCAGCGAGGCCTGCTTCACCACCTTCAAGCAGGTGGTGGACGTGGCGGGCCCGTACCCGGTGGACAAGAACAACAAGGATGGCACCAACGCCGGTCGCACCAAGCCGTATGACCACGTGATTGTGGACTCGGACCTGCGTCAGTGGCAGCAGGCCACCGTCATCCAGGGCGCCACCAGCTCCAGCACCTTCGTCAACGGCCTGGTGCTCGACAGCCGCGTGTACACGCCCATCTCGGAGATTGCGCCCGCGCTCTCCGGCGACAGCGGCGCGTCCAGCATGCAGCACATGGGCGTGGTGAAGGACTTCCGCGTCCCCAACTTCTGA
- a CDS encoding Mut7-C RNAse domain-containing protein: MQPKPGVMVRFYGALNDFLPPERRGQESTHALQGTPSVKDLIESLGPPHPEVDVVLVDGEAVDFAHRVQPGSRVAVYPPFHSLDVEPVKRVGPPPQEVPRFILDVGLGRLVGFLRMLGFDSLWRNDYADDALARLSHDEDRILLTRDIGVLKRGEVVRGYFPRSTAPEHQLVEVVRRFGLTSRMRPFSRCIACNGPLSAAELHEVQGRIPERVAERHSRFQQCAACGRVFWAGTHQQRMQALIDKLRELENAV, encoded by the coding sequence ATGCAGCCGAAGCCCGGGGTGATGGTGCGCTTCTACGGGGCGCTGAACGACTTCCTGCCCCCCGAGCGGCGCGGACAGGAGTCCACCCACGCACTCCAGGGCACCCCTTCGGTGAAGGACCTCATCGAGTCGCTGGGGCCGCCGCACCCGGAGGTGGACGTGGTGCTGGTGGACGGCGAGGCGGTGGACTTCGCGCACCGGGTGCAGCCGGGCTCGCGGGTGGCGGTGTATCCGCCGTTCCACTCGCTGGACGTGGAGCCGGTGAAGCGCGTGGGGCCGCCGCCGCAGGAGGTGCCCCGCTTCATCCTCGACGTGGGCCTGGGGCGGCTCGTGGGCTTCTTGCGGATGCTCGGCTTCGACTCGCTCTGGCGCAACGACTACGCGGATGATGCGCTCGCGCGCCTGTCGCACGACGAGGACCGCATCCTGCTCACGCGAGACATCGGCGTGCTCAAGCGAGGCGAGGTGGTGCGCGGCTACTTCCCCCGCTCCACCGCGCCCGAGCACCAGCTGGTGGAGGTGGTGCGCCGCTTCGGCCTCACCTCGCGCATGCGGCCCTTCTCGCGGTGCATCGCCTGCAACGGGCCACTGAGCGCCGCGGAGCTCCACGAGGTGCAAGGCCGCATCCCCGAGCGCGTGGCGGAGCGGCACTCGCGCTTCCAGCAGTGCGCCGCGTGCGGACGCGTCTTCTGGGCCGGCACCCATCAACAGCGGATGCAGGCGCTCATCGACAAGCTGCGCGAGCTGGAGAACGCGGTGTAG
- the lepB gene encoding signal peptidase I produces MSEAPSPAIPEPLRVSRRRRVFAVLLSLLPMPGAGHWLLGLWGRGLFFLGVMLLCFALVPFVGVAALVLLLVVYLAAAVDAGRVRPPAGGVPSRGIAALCVLCFVVIGSQVARGIRTLVAEPWHVPSAAMEPTLLPGDQFFTDKTVSAPVRRRPVERGEVIVFTSVDDPNKDYVKRVVAVGGDTVALRDRQLFLDGQPVARARLPDCAGLELSRPQDGCELYAETLGAHHYQVLYSPQVPQAPFPDAEHGCPDGTEADGDGCRVANGYLFVLGDNRDNSSDSRYWGAVPESHLKGVATSVHFSLSPTWNARWARVGQRVP; encoded by the coding sequence GCCGTGTTGCTGAGCCTCCTGCCCATGCCCGGGGCAGGGCACTGGTTGCTGGGGTTGTGGGGCCGGGGCCTCTTCTTCCTCGGCGTGATGCTCCTCTGCTTCGCGCTGGTGCCCTTCGTCGGCGTGGCGGCGCTGGTGCTGCTCCTCGTGGTCTACCTCGCCGCGGCGGTCGACGCGGGCCGCGTGAGACCTCCTGCTGGCGGTGTCCCTTCTCGCGGCATCGCCGCGCTCTGCGTGCTCTGCTTCGTCGTCATCGGCTCGCAGGTTGCCAGGGGCATCCGCACCCTCGTGGCCGAGCCCTGGCACGTTCCCAGCGCGGCCATGGAGCCAACCCTTCTTCCCGGCGACCAGTTCTTCACCGACAAGACGGTGTCCGCGCCCGTGCGCCGCCGCCCGGTGGAGCGTGGCGAGGTCATCGTCTTCACCAGCGTGGACGACCCGAACAAGGACTACGTCAAGCGCGTCGTCGCCGTGGGTGGGGACACCGTGGCGCTCCGTGACAGGCAGCTCTTTCTCGACGGACAGCCCGTCGCGAGAGCGCGCCTCCCGGACTGTGCGGGCCTGGAGCTCTCACGTCCCCAGGACGGCTGCGAGCTGTACGCGGAGACGCTCGGAGCGCATCACTACCAGGTCCTCTACAGCCCGCAGGTGCCGCAGGCCCCGTTTCCCGACGCGGAGCACGGCTGCCCCGATGGCACGGAGGCGGATGGGGACGGCTGCCGCGTCGCCAATGGATACCTGTTCGTGCTCGGGGACAACCGGGACAACAGCTCCGACTCGCGCTACTGGGGCGCGGTCCCCGAGAGCCACCTCAAGGGCGTGGCCACCTCCGTGCACTTCTCGCTGTCACCCACGTGGAATGCGCGCTGGGCGCGCGTGGGTCAGCGCGTCCCGTAG